In the genome of Nitrospirota bacterium, the window TAGCCGGTCTTGCCTTCTGAGTCTACTGTACCACCGACTATCCTCCCCGGCATCTTACGGACGTGCTCCATTCTGGTTGCAAAGAAACCGAGATAAGGTCCGCCAAAATTAAGAGGTATGCCAAGCGGCTGTCCCTCGCCGACCACTATGTCCGCACCAAGTTCGCCGGGGGATTTAAGCAAGCCAAGTGCTATAGGATCTGCCACAATAACGGCAAGCGCACCATGCCTGTGCGCAATTTCTATAATAGCCCTTATATCTTCGACACTGCCAAAGAAGTTCGGATATTGTATAACCACGACTGCCGTCTTATCTGAAATTGACTGTGAAAGCCTCTCAGGATCAGTGACCCCGTTATTCCACCCTATTGTCTTTACAGGCAGCTTGATCCCGAACAGATATGTGTCCAGCACCTTTCGATACCGGGGATTTACTGCAGATGAAACAACAATCTCATCCCTTTTGGTAATACGCGTAGCCATAAGCGCTGCCTCAGCCATTGCAGTGGCGCCGTCATACATGGATGCGTTGGACACCTCCATCCCTGTGAGCTCGCATATCATCGTCTGGTATTCATATATTGTCTGGAGTACACCCTGACTCATCTCAGCCTGATAAGGAGTATACGCAGTGTAGAACTCTGAACGTGAAACAATATGAGGGACTACACTTGGTATGAAGTGGTCATAGGCACCGCCTCCCAGAAAAGATGCATATTCCCCTGTGTGGGCATTCATCCCTCCGAGTACACCCACATAATTCAGCAATTCAAGCTCAGAAAGGGCGGAAGGTATGTTCAGATCCCTTTTGAGCCTTAAGTCATCAGGAATATAATTGAACAGTTCGGCGATTGAAGATACCCCGATAGTGTTGAGCATCTCCTTCTGATCATTTGCTGTATTTGGAATATATTCCATTAGTCCGATAAAACCACTGCAGGTTGTTCGACAAGCTCACTGCCGGCTATTTTCCCTTCACCTTTCTGTAAAATGGCAGCTCTGCTACTACAGAAACGGCAGCCTTGCCTCGTATATCTATAAGTATCTCTGTCCCTGGAGCCGAGTATTGAGGAAGGACAAACCCCATACCTATACCTTTCTTGAGTGTTGGGGAGAAATTGCCGCTGGTAACAACGCCAAGGGTCTTCCCATTGGAGTAAATCCTGCAGCCATGCCTTGGGACACCCTTCTGAAGGAGTTCAAAGCCGACAAGCTTCCTCTCCAAACCTTTATCACGCTTCCTTAGGATAGCCTCCCGGCCTGTGAAGTCTCCCTTGTCAAAGTCAACGGCCCTGTCAAGACTGGCCTCCAGAGGCGTCGTAGTATCATCCATATCATTACCATATAGTGGATAACCCATCTCAAGCCTCAGAGTGTCACGGCATCCAAGCCCTGCAGGTTTAATTCCGGATTCCTCACCCTTCTTCAATATGGCATCCCATATACCAGGTGCAATCATAGCAGGGAGAAATATCTCATAGCCCCTCTCCCCTGTAAATCCTGTCCTTGCTATGTATGCATCCATGCCTCCAAGTCGCCCTTCCACAAAATTCTTCAACCTGACAGGCGCCAGATCCACATCAGTCAGATCCTGCAGTATTTCTAATGATTTTGGGCCCTGAATTGCTATCTGTGCAATACTGTCACCCAAATCCACTATTGTTACATTTTGAACATTTTTTGCGTTTGCATTAATCCAGTTAAGACACTTATCCCTGTTAGCGGCATTGACACATACGATGAATGATGCCCTTTTGAGTTTATAAATTATCAGGTCATCTATTACGCCGCCATCATTGTTGCAAAACAGCGTATAACATGCCTGTCCTGCACGCAGGGTATCAATATCTGCTGTAGAAAGCCGCTGAAGGAAACCCTTTGCCCCCTGGCCGTCAACCTGGATCCGGCCCATGTGCGAGACATCAAACAGGCCGGCTGTCGTTCTGACAGCCTTGTGTTCCTCAAGCACCCCGGAGTATGAAACCGGCATCTCCCAACCCGCAAACTCAACAAACTGGGCATTCAGCGCCTTATGTGCTTCATATAATACAGTCCGTTTCATTAAATGGCATCCCCCTCAGGAGTTTTTTACTATAAACCAAGGGGGGATAAAATTCAAGTATATTGATTTTAGAGGTGATGCATAAAAGTTTGCGTTAAGAGCTCTTAAATCGTAAAAACGATTTTATAATCTGGTAAGCCGATACCGCCATCTGGGTGCAAAAGGAGACTGTCATCACACCGCCTGAGACGATAACTATATAGACGCCGTTCTGATACGTCCGCGCCAGATTCCATGACAGGATGTCACAGAACATGGCGACCAGCGGCGCGGTAATCACTATCCACTTGATCCATTTCAGCTCTCTCACCTCAATCCTGGCAAAGCAGGTAATAAACCCGGAGATAAAAAACAGGAACGTCATCCCGTTGAAATGGATATGGGAGACCCTGACTAATGTCTTTAATCCCATTCCCCTGTCAACCTTTGTGAGCGCCGCAACATCCTGATAGCCGGATAATTTGCGGAACGAATCCGGGCCGTGGCAGATAAGGCAGTTTCTTTCCATTATAGGCCTGATCCTGGCATCGTATGTGACCTCATCACTGCCGGAACGGATCCAGTCAATGATCGTTTTCTTCTCCGCGTCCGTGGCGAAGACGCTCATAGTCGTCTTTAACTTAGATTCCAAAACGCTGGAGTCCCTTTTACCATAATACCTCTCACGTATACTCTCTGCAGACAGGCCGAATATGCCTCCCTTGCCGGAATGGCTCTCCCAGATCTGCGCCAGATTAAAAACATAGGCGATACTCAAACAGACAACAGTCACCAGAAACAATAGCCTGAAGCTGACCGGCAGCCTGTCAAACTTCAGGAGATTACTGACTTCTTTCATCTGCTGTTTTCTGTCCACGCATTTCCTCCACGATAATGGTTGATGTTGTGCGACGCCTCAAAATAATCTTTTCCAATATACAATATCATTGTCCTGAAGTTGACGCAATCTTAAGCCCCACCACACCTGCGACGATGAGCGTAATGCAAATAATGCGCAACAACCCACGCGGCTCACCGAGGAACAGCATTCCGATAATAGCCGTGCCTGCAGCGCCGATCCCCGTCCACACGGCATAGCTTGTGCCAACAGGTATCTGTTTAAGCGCTGCCGACAGCAGGCAGAAACTGGCAATCATGGCGCATATGGTCGCCACGCTTGGCCAGAGTCTGGAAAAGCCTTCCGTGTATTTAAGACCAATGGCCCATCCGATTTCGAAAAGGCCGGCAATTACTATATATATCCAGGCCATGATTTCAATAGTGTAAGGGATAACGCTCAGCGACCGCACCGTATAATACGCCATCAGGACAGAAAATACAATTCCGGTAACTTGTTTTATGTTGACCTTATCAGAGATAGAACCTACAATTGAGTATTACGTAAGTGTTTTTTCAAGGGAAACGTCATGAGTCTCAGGCTCACCAGGGTTCATGAAAACGTCATTACCACTCCCCGCTTAAATCATGCGGGGACAGTTTTCGTGGAAAAGACGGGTATACGGGGATTTTCGGACGAACCATCATGAGCCTCAGGCTCACCAGGGTTCATGAAAACGTCATTCCCGCGTAAGCGGGAATCCAGACCGAGGCCTGGTTCTGGATTCCAACTCCCCGCTTAAATCCTGCGGGGACAGGTTCCGTGGGAATGACGGGTATACGTGGATTTTCGGATGAACATAATGAACTGGTTGCAAATATCTTTTACTATTGAAGTTGAGGACTTAAAACGGGCGGAGGATGCATTGTCGAGCGCAGGGGCCCTTGCAGTTACGCTTATGAGTCCGGGACACACAGAAGGGCTGCCCCCAGAGGGCCGTATAACAGGACTTTTTCCTTCGCAGACAGATATTTGTTCTACAAGCGCATTCCTGAGTTCCGAGCTCAGGATTGACCCCCTGCCCGACTTCCAGGCAGAATACCTTGAAGACCGCGACTGGACACGGGCATGGATAGACAACTTCCGTCCCATGCAGTTTGGCAAAAACATCTGGGTCTGCCCCCATGGCTTCGAGTTTCCAAATCCCTCTGCTGTAAACATTGTAATAGACCCAGGGCAGGCATTCGGGACCGGCACTCATCCTACCACTGCCCTTTGTCTCGAATGGATAGACAGGAACAATCTGCAGGATTTGGAGGTAGTTGACTATGGGTGCGGCTCCGGAATCCTCGCCATTGCCGCAGGAAAGGTTGGAGCGAGGCATGTGTGGGCAACTGATAATGACCCAGATGCACTAAGGATAGCTGATGAGAACATCCGGAAGAACTGCGTGGAGTCTTGCGTGACAGTGCTGCCTCCTGAGGCCATGAAGCCCTGCAAGGCGGATGTCATCATAGCAAATATCCTCCTCAAACCCCTCATATCACTTGCACCCAAATTTGCAGATATTTTACCTCCGGGAGGCACAGTCGTGCTCTCGGGCCTGCTTGAA includes:
- the gcvPA gene encoding aminomethyl-transferring glycine dehydrogenase subunit GcvPA produces the protein MEYIPNTANDQKEMLNTIGVSSIAELFNYIPDDLRLKRDLNIPSALSELELLNYVGVLGGMNAHTGEYASFLGGGAYDHFIPSVVPHIVSRSEFYTAYTPYQAEMSQGVLQTIYEYQTMICELTGMEVSNASMYDGATAMAEAALMATRITKRDEIVVSSAVNPRYRKVLDTYLFGIKLPVKTIGWNNGVTDPERLSQSISDKTAVVVIQYPNFFGSVEDIRAIIEIAHRHGALAVIVADPIALGLLKSPGELGADIVVGEGQPLGIPLNFGGPYLGFFATRMEHVRKMPGRIVGGTVDSEGKTGYCLTFQTREQHIKRERATSNICTNEALVALTATVYMAAMGKQGLRDAANLCVQKTAYARQRIGGLKGYSMPFTSHVFKEFVVKTPVSPKEIQEKLISEKILGGLDLGVYYPELENHILFAVTEKRTREEIDRLVAVLAK
- the gcvT gene encoding glycine cleavage system aminomethyltransferase GcvT yields the protein MKRTVLYEAHKALNAQFVEFAGWEMPVSYSGVLEEHKAVRTTAGLFDVSHMGRIQVDGQGAKGFLQRLSTADIDTLRAGQACYTLFCNNDGGVIDDLIIYKLKRASFIVCVNAANRDKCLNWINANAKNVQNVTIVDLGDSIAQIAIQGPKSLEILQDLTDVDLAPVRLKNFVEGRLGGMDAYIARTGFTGERGYEIFLPAMIAPGIWDAILKKGEESGIKPAGLGCRDTLRLEMGYPLYGNDMDDTTTPLEASLDRAVDFDKGDFTGREAILRKRDKGLERKLVGFELLQKGVPRHGCRIYSNGKTLGVVTSGNFSPTLKKGIGMGFVLPQYSAPGTEILIDIRGKAAVSVVAELPFYRKVKGK
- the sugE gene encoding quaternary ammonium compound efflux SMR transporter SugE — translated: MAWIYIVIAGLFEIGWAIGLKYTEGFSRLWPSVATICAMIASFCLLSAALKQIPVGTSYAVWTGIGAAGTAIIGMLFLGEPRGLLRIICITLIVAGVVGLKIASTSGQ
- the prmA gene encoding 50S ribosomal protein L11 methyltransferase; this translates as MNWLQISFTIEVEDLKRAEDALSSAGALAVTLMSPGHTEGLPPEGRITGLFPSQTDICSTSAFLSSELRIDPLPDFQAEYLEDRDWTRAWIDNFRPMQFGKNIWVCPHGFEFPNPSAVNIVIDPGQAFGTGTHPTTALCLEWIDRNNLQDLEVVDYGCGSGILAIAAGKVGARHVWATDNDPDALRIADENIRKNCVESCVTVLPPEAMKPCKADVIIANILLKPLISLAPKFADILPPGGTVVLSGLLEEQVDDIVKTYSKWFDLKRPVIKNNWALVEGIRVS